In Halorientalis sp. LT38, a genomic segment contains:
- a CDS encoding phage tail protein, translating into MPDRRGPYRNVRFLLELDGIAKAGFSHCRLPENRTDVVEYREGTDPPTVRKLAGLNRYGRLVLRSGVTDDSVELFEWRRAVEQGQVDEARRVAAIVLLDREGNAGARWELEHTWPVAYQAPRLDARGEDVAIETLELACEGFKRVE; encoded by the coding sequence ATGCCGGACAGACGCGGTCCCTACCGGAACGTGCGATTCCTGCTCGAACTCGACGGGATCGCGAAGGCCGGCTTCAGTCACTGTCGGCTCCCGGAGAATCGAACGGACGTGGTGGAGTACCGCGAGGGGACGGACCCGCCGACGGTCCGGAAGCTCGCCGGCCTGAACCGCTACGGGCGACTGGTCCTGCGAAGCGGCGTCACCGACGACTCGGTGGAACTGTTCGAGTGGCGACGGGCCGTCGAGCAGGGGCAGGTCGACGAGGCGCGGCGCGTTGCGGCGATCGTCCTGCTCGACCGGGAAGGGAACGCCGGTGCGCGCTGGGAACTGGAGCATACCTGGCCGGTTGCCTACCAGGCGCCGCGGCTGGACGCCCGCGGCGAGGACGTCGCCATCGAGACCCTCGAACTGGCCTGCGAGGGCTTCAAGCGAGTCGAATGA